Proteins from a genomic interval of Lactococcus protaetiae:
- the hemA gene encoding glutamyl-tRNA reductase, with protein MHLLALSLNYKKVPIEFREKLAFAESELAAAMATLKESQSVFENVILSTCNRTEIYAVVDQKKRGEDYLKRFLASWFHLSITTFSGFLDIYQELEVANYLFRVTCGLESLIVGEEQILSQVKSSFLFAQENQATGSVLNTLFKSAITLSKKAHTETLLSRNSVSVGSAAVQLTKNIWSDLSDKKAAVIGAGQMSELSAKYIAAQKIAGLSIANRTYEKAQKLAERYHAQAVKLTELEQSLTEVDFVFSSTSSKSFILDESLIRIVQAKRGDKPLILFDLAVPRDIEPTVRSIRGVKLYDIDDLESLVKFNKSERQKAEKEVENMILKATDEFENWLSAQQVTPIIAELQEKSMQIQEKVMETIDHKLTDLSTHDRKVINKLTKSIVNQLLRDPILTVKSLTTDENSPEKLTLFKEIFKLSEDKKH; from the coding sequence GTCTTTGAAAATGTGATTTTGTCCACCTGTAATCGGACAGAGATTTATGCTGTGGTTGACCAAAAAAAGCGTGGTGAAGATTACCTTAAACGCTTCTTGGCAAGCTGGTTTCATCTTTCGATTACGACTTTTTCTGGATTTTTGGATATTTATCAAGAGTTAGAGGTCGCAAACTACCTTTTTCGAGTGACTTGCGGTCTGGAATCGCTGATTGTTGGAGAAGAGCAGATTCTCTCGCAGGTCAAGTCCAGCTTTCTCTTTGCTCAGGAAAATCAAGCGACAGGAAGCGTTCTCAATACACTGTTTAAATCAGCCATTACGCTGTCCAAAAAGGCACATACGGAAACCCTTCTGTCGCGAAATTCTGTGTCTGTAGGCTCTGCTGCAGTGCAATTAACCAAAAACATCTGGTCAGATTTATCTGACAAAAAAGCAGCTGTCATTGGTGCAGGGCAAATGTCGGAACTTTCGGCGAAATATATTGCCGCCCAGAAGATTGCAGGCTTGAGCATTGCTAACCGCACTTATGAGAAAGCGCAGAAACTCGCCGAGCGCTATCATGCGCAGGCTGTCAAACTGACAGAGCTTGAGCAGTCACTGACAGAAGTCGATTTCGTCTTTTCATCAACTTCCAGCAAATCTTTTATTTTAGATGAAAGTCTCATTCGCATTGTTCAGGCAAAGCGGGGCGATAAGCCGCTGATTCTTTTTGATTTGGCGGTGCCAAGAGATATCGAGCCAACGGTAAGAAGCATCCGAGGAGTGAAACTTTACGATATTGACGACTTGGAAAGCTTAGTCAAATTTAACAAATCAGAGCGTCAGAAAGCTGAAAAAGAAGTAGAAAATATGATTCTAAAAGCGACTGACGAATTTGAAAACTGGCTGTCAGCGCAACAAGTTACGCCAATCATTGCCGAACTTCAAGAAAAATCAATGCAGATTCAAGAGAAAGTCATGGAAACCATTGACCATAAACTGACAGATTTATCCACTCATGACCGAAAAGTCATCAATAAACTGACCAAGTCTATTGTCAATCAACTCCTGCGTGACCCGATTTTGACTGTCAAATCACTCACTACTGATGAAAATTCACCAGAAAAACTGACACTTTTCAAAGAAATTTTTAAGCTGTCAGAAGACAAAAAACACTGA
- the hemB gene encoding porphobilinogen synthase, with translation MNLQFNRHRRLRSSETMRSMVRENFIRKEDLIYPLFIVEGENIKKEISSMPGQYQFSLDMLEIEMQTIIQLKIPAVILFGIPDHKDALGSEAYNDNGILQKAIRQIKASHPDLLVIADTCLCEYTDHGHCGMIEHDCVINDESLELLVKTAVSQAKAGADIIAPSNMMDGFVAAIRAGLDENGFENIPIMSYAVKYASAFYGPFRDAADSAPRTGPSDRKTYQMDPANRLEALREMQSDIEEGADFLIVKPALSYLDITRDVRNNCNLPVVTYNVSGEYAMVKAAAQKGWIDEKRIVMEQLTSMKRAGADMIITYFAKDVAKWLNED, from the coding sequence ATGAACTTACAATTTAACCGTCATCGCCGTCTGCGCTCATCTGAGACCATGCGCAGTATGGTACGCGAAAATTTTATTCGCAAAGAAGACCTGATTTATCCTTTATTTATTGTCGAAGGAGAAAACATCAAAAAAGAGATTTCTTCAATGCCAGGTCAGTACCAATTTAGCCTTGACATGCTTGAAATCGAAATGCAAACTATTATTCAGTTGAAGATTCCAGCAGTGATTCTGTTTGGCATTCCTGACCACAAAGACGCGCTAGGTAGCGAGGCTTACAATGATAATGGCATTTTGCAAAAAGCCATTCGCCAAATCAAAGCAAGTCATCCAGACCTTCTTGTCATTGCTGACACCTGTCTCTGCGAATACACAGACCACGGGCATTGTGGCATGATTGAGCATGATTGTGTCATTAATGACGAAAGTCTTGAACTTCTCGTGAAAACAGCAGTCTCGCAGGCAAAAGCAGGAGCAGACATCATCGCACCGTCAAATATGATGGACGGTTTTGTAGCTGCAATCCGTGCTGGGCTTGACGAAAACGGCTTTGAAAATATTCCCATCATGAGCTACGCCGTCAAATACGCCTCAGCATTCTACGGTCCGTTTCGTGATGCGGCAGACTCAGCGCCACGCACAGGTCCCTCTGACCGTAAGACCTATCAAATGGACCCAGCCAATCGTCTTGAAGCCCTGCGTGAAATGCAATCTGATATTGAAGAAGGCGCAGACTTTCTCATCGTAAAACCTGCCCTCTCATATCTAGACATCACACGAGATGTGCGCAATAACTGCAATCTGCCTGTCGTGACTTACAATGTCTCTGGCGAATACGCCATGGTCAAAGCCGCAGCACAGAAAGGCTGGATTGACGAAAAACGCATCGTCATGGAACAGCTGACCAGCATGAAACGTGCTGGAGCAGATATGATTATTACTTATTTTGCAAAAGATGTTGCGAAATGGCTCAATGAAGATTGA
- a CDS encoding aspartate aminotransferase family protein, with protein MKDNHSILAEEAESIPESSRVKYFDIVLERGSGALLYDVEGREYIDFLSSASSANVGHCHPKVVKAIQEQAERLIHFTPAYYANEMTASLLTKLAQLAPGNFSKKVALGTSGSDANDAIIKFSRAYTGRPYIISFTGAYHGSTYGSLSLSSVSLNMSRKIGPLLPNIIKLPYPDIHLRMKNETDDQFIDRMWQMFTLPFETWLPVEEVAAIIIEPIQGDGGIIAAPQSYLKRLYDFTRKHGIIFAVDEINQGLGRSGKMWSVEHFNIEPDLISVGKSLASGLPLSALIGRTEIMDSLAAPAHVFTTAGNPICAAAAHATLEVIEEEKLVKRSEQLGKQSFEFFQTMKEKYDFIGDTRMYGLDGGIDIVDSKGSPDIDGTTKIIYKLFQLGVIMISLRGNILRFQPPLVITEAQLSKGFKQIEIAFEAYKNNELTLPEHSEKIGW; from the coding sequence ATGAAGGATAACCACAGCATTTTAGCCGAAGAAGCAGAAAGTATCCCAGAAAGTTCACGCGTCAAATACTTTGATATTGTGCTTGAACGTGGGAGCGGTGCATTGTTATATGATGTGGAGGGACGAGAATATATTGATTTCCTTTCTAGTGCATCGTCTGCAAACGTAGGTCATTGTCACCCTAAAGTTGTCAAGGCAATTCAAGAGCAGGCAGAGCGGCTCATTCATTTCACTCCTGCCTATTATGCAAATGAAATGACCGCTTCACTGTTGACCAAACTAGCACAACTCGCTCCAGGAAATTTTTCTAAGAAAGTTGCATTAGGAACGTCAGGTTCAGATGCTAATGATGCAATAATAAAATTTTCTCGCGCCTATACAGGACGACCATATATTATTAGTTTCACCGGAGCTTATCACGGTTCAACCTATGGCTCATTAAGCTTGTCCTCAGTCAGTCTAAATATGTCAAGAAAAATAGGACCACTTTTACCCAACATTATAAAGCTCCCTTACCCTGACATACATCTAAGAATGAAAAATGAAACAGACGACCAATTTATAGATAGAATGTGGCAGATGTTTACACTCCCTTTTGAAACATGGTTACCTGTTGAAGAAGTAGCAGCGATTATTATTGAACCTATTCAGGGAGATGGAGGTATCATCGCGGCACCACAAAGTTATCTCAAGCGTCTTTACGATTTTACAAGAAAACACGGAATTATTTTTGCAGTTGATGAAATCAATCAAGGACTTGGACGTTCAGGGAAGATGTGGTCCGTTGAACATTTTAACATTGAACCAGATCTAATCAGTGTTGGGAAATCATTGGCATCAGGACTCCCATTGTCTGCTCTCATAGGACGTACAGAAATTATGGACAGTTTAGCTGCACCAGCTCACGTATTTACCACGGCAGGAAACCCGATATGTGCAGCAGCAGCCCATGCAACTCTAGAAGTCATTGAAGAAGAAAAACTTGTCAAGCGCTCAGAACAACTCGGAAAACAATCTTTCGAATTTTTTCAAACAATGAAAGAAAAGTATGACTTTATCGGAGATACAAGAATGTATGGACTTGATGGAGGAATTGATATTGTTGATAGTAAGGGTAGTCCAGATATAGATGGAACGACTAAAATCATCTACAAATTATTTCAACTTGGTGTCATTATGATTAGTTTACGAGGAAATATCCTCCGCTTTCAACCACCACTAGTCATTACCGAAGCACAACTCAGCAAAGGGTTCAAACAAATTGAAATTGCTTTTGAAGCCTATAAAAATAATGAGCTAACCCTACCAGAACATTCAGAAAAAATCGGCTGGTAA
- a CDS encoding APC family permease has translation MGFTKRASFSTYYQKDKKLEQVLGVRDFLALGVGTIISTSIFTLPGIVAAEYAGPAVVFSFLLAAIVAGLVAFAYAEMSTVMPFAGSAYSWISVLFGEGFGWIAGWALLAEYFIAVAFVGSGFSATFQSLLGQLNFHMPAALASPFGTNGGIVDLISLLVIAVSSFVVWRGASDAGRVGQILVVLKVAAILAFIFVGLTVIKAHNYVPFIPAHNPKTGFGGISGILSGVSMIFLAYIGFDSIAANSAEAKNPKRTMPIGILGSLLIAVVLFSAVTLVLVGMHPYSSYAGNAAPVSWALEKAGFGTLSEVVSVVADAGMFVALLGMVLAGSRLLYAFGRDGMLPAKVGSLDKRGLPSNGLLVLTVVAIVIGAFFPFAFLAQLISAGTLVAFIFVSLGMFALRPREGKDLPEASYKMPFYPILPALGAIGSVIVFEMLDPAAKLGAFIWFILGIIVYTLYGSKHSKIKKQ, from the coding sequence ATGGGATTCACAAAACGTGCAAGTTTTAGCACATACTATCAAAAAGATAAAAAATTAGAACAAGTTTTAGGAGTGCGAGATTTCCTTGCTCTTGGTGTTGGAACAATCATCTCCACTTCGATTTTCACCTTACCTGGTATTGTAGCAGCCGAATATGCAGGACCCGCAGTCGTATTTTCATTTTTGTTAGCCGCTATTGTAGCTGGCTTGGTAGCTTTCGCCTATGCAGAGATGTCAACGGTTATGCCATTTGCAGGCTCTGCTTATTCATGGATTTCGGTCTTATTTGGAGAAGGTTTCGGATGGATTGCAGGTTGGGCGCTTCTTGCTGAATACTTCATTGCAGTCGCCTTTGTAGGTTCAGGATTCTCAGCAACTTTCCAGAGTTTGCTTGGGCAGCTCAACTTTCATATGCCAGCAGCTTTAGCAAGCCCTTTTGGTACAAATGGTGGTATTGTTGATTTGATTTCTTTATTAGTTATTGCCGTATCCTCTTTTGTTGTCTGGCGAGGAGCATCAGACGCAGGACGTGTTGGACAAATTCTTGTCGTCCTAAAAGTTGCTGCTATTCTAGCTTTTATATTTGTTGGTTTAACAGTGATTAAAGCACACAATTATGTTCCCTTTATCCCAGCTCATAACCCAAAAACAGGCTTTGGTGGAATTTCTGGTATTTTATCAGGTGTATCAATGATTTTCCTTGCATATATCGGTTTTGATTCCATTGCAGCCAATTCAGCAGAAGCTAAAAATCCAAAACGTACAATGCCAATTGGTATTCTTGGCTCATTACTTATCGCAGTCGTTCTATTTTCAGCGGTAACTCTAGTTCTAGTTGGTATGCATCCTTATTCTTCGTATGCAGGAAATGCAGCACCAGTCTCTTGGGCTCTGGAAAAAGCTGGTTTTGGTACACTTTCTGAAGTTGTGTCAGTAGTCGCGGATGCAGGGATGTTTGTTGCTTTACTGGGGATGGTACTCGCGGGCTCTCGTCTACTTTATGCCTTTGGACGTGATGGAATGCTTCCAGCAAAAGTAGGAAGTTTAGATAAAAGAGGCCTTCCATCAAACGGCCTATTAGTTTTAACTGTTGTCGCTATTGTCATTGGCGCATTCTTCCCATTTGCTTTTTTGGCACAACTTATCTCTGCAGGAACCTTGGTAGCATTTATTTTCGTCTCTTTAGGAATGTTTGCTCTTCGTCCGAGAGAAGGAAAGGATTTACCTGAAGCAAGTTATAAAATGCCATTTTACCCTATATTGCCAGCACTTGGAGCGATTGGTTCAGTCATCGTCTTTGAGATGCTTGACCCAGCAGCAAAATTAGGAGCATTTATTTGGTTTATTCTTGGGATTATTGTCTATACACTTTACGGAAGTAAACATAGCAAAATAAAGAAACAGTAA
- a CDS encoding ClbS/DfsB family four-helix bundle protein has product MVKATNKSELISYSQKNWEKLWKLIDDMDEETKNGTFRFNSEGKKEQHWSRDKNIRDVLAHLYEWHKLLLNFVMKNRQGEHISFLPIPYSWKNYGDMNEKFWEKNQKISFEDLKQQIFQTHQELIALIGTFSNDELYVKKYFNWTGTTSLGQYFQSSLPSHYDWALKKLRLHKKTFHN; this is encoded by the coding sequence ATGGTAAAAGCTACAAATAAATCAGAACTTATTTCCTATTCTCAAAAGAACTGGGAGAAACTTTGGAAATTAATTGATGATATGGATGAAGAAACGAAAAATGGAACCTTTAGATTTAACTCTGAAGGGAAAAAAGAGCAACATTGGTCAAGGGATAAGAATATTAGAGATGTTTTGGCACATTTATATGAGTGGCATAAACTCCTACTCAATTTTGTTATGAAAAATAGACAGGGAGAACATATCTCATTTCTGCCCATTCCTTATTCGTGGAAAAATTATGGAGATATGAATGAAAAATTCTGGGAAAAAAATCAAAAAATTTCTTTTGAAGATTTGAAACAACAAATTTTTCAAACACATCAAGAATTAATTGCTCTCATTGGTACTTTTTCTAATGATGAATTATATGTAAAAAAGTATTTCAACTGGACTGGAACAACTAGTCTAGGACAATATTTTCAATCTTCTTTACCTTCCCATTATGATTGGGCTTTGAAAAAGCTAAGACTTCATAAAAAAACATTTCACAATTAA
- a CDS encoding AraC family transcriptional regulator: MKNELENIYHSKINNLNFLLVDIAYRKPHLHFDMEVSFVLEGKGKIRTQEQEFTIQAGQGIIFNSCQIHEFISEQAMKVLVVQFSTTILEIIFPQLDRTNFESRPFDLENNPEVLYFILQAALSYFEEGTHSPLRVHGYTSLVLDGLMEICNYDILSAAQQNKLMDLQERIQRISSYIHEHYTSKISLDDLATREGFSRTYFSHFFKNNFGITFKEYLDNLRCEKARTLLASTNENLLTISYICGFSDIRTLNNAFSKCYGVSPRDYRTNNLNSPSLVEMSFNQDEIDNQRSYGDKESFDLLQHYFDERFTRFVFKR; encoded by the coding sequence GTGAAAAATGAGTTGGAGAATATTTATCATTCAAAGATAAACAATCTGAATTTTTTGTTAGTGGATATTGCTTATCGTAAACCCCATTTGCACTTTGATATGGAAGTATCGTTTGTCCTTGAGGGAAAAGGAAAAATTAGAACTCAAGAACAAGAATTTACTATTCAAGCAGGGCAGGGCATTATTTTTAATAGTTGCCAGATTCATGAGTTTATCTCAGAACAAGCGATGAAAGTCTTGGTCGTGCAGTTTAGTACAACAATCCTTGAGATTATTTTTCCTCAGTTGGATCGGACAAACTTTGAAAGCCGACCCTTTGATTTGGAGAATAATCCTGAAGTCCTTTATTTTATTCTTCAAGCAGCTCTGAGTTATTTTGAAGAAGGGACGCATTCTCCGTTGCGCGTGCATGGTTACACCTCGTTGGTTCTGGATGGGCTGATGGAAATCTGCAATTACGACATTCTCAGTGCAGCCCAACAAAATAAATTGATGGACTTACAAGAGCGTATCCAGCGGATTTCTTCGTACATCCATGAACACTATACCAGCAAGATTTCTCTAGATGATTTAGCAACACGTGAAGGATTTTCTCGGACTTATTTTAGTCACTTTTTTAAAAATAATTTTGGTATCACTTTTAAAGAGTACTTGGATAACTTACGCTGTGAAAAAGCACGAACTCTTCTTGCATCGACGAATGAAAATCTGCTCACAATTTCCTATATTTGTGGTTTTTCTGACATCAGGACATTGAATAATGCATTCTCTAAATGCTACGGTGTTTCTCCAAGAGATTATCGAACGAATAACCTAAACTCTCCTTCATTGGTAGAGATGTCTTTTAATCAAGACGAAATTGATAATCAACGAAGTTATGGTGATAAAGAAAGTTTTGATTTACTTCAGCATTATTTTGATGAGAGGTTTACAAGGTTTGTTTTTAAGCGTTAA
- a CDS encoding ABC transporter substrate-binding protein — protein MKTSKKVILGTIALASAGLLAACGSSTSASKSSAPKAADKNINLWTFADMKPQIQEYEKENPNGFKIKETVIPYADFQTKLDKVLGTNKAPDMVALDAGFVSKYVDSGMLANLKPYGVKSATKDSFSYTLDIGKDSKGNQVAISYQAAPGAVYYRASLLQKYLGIAPDDQKAAQQAFSSWEQVEKTAETIKEKSGGKAYLFSSLQDMYMPAIGGRTEGWVSKDNKLQIDSSLLTNLDLMKTFVDKGLTQNTVGQNSDWFAGMSSDNIVAYSLPSWGLFYWLKDYSKGTAGDWRAIQGPQAYSWGGTWFGAVKGTKDEANAAKLAIYWSTDKKFQTWQASANTDFVADQKVDEAVAKDYDNNPVKGSPIGTQNPYSLFSEAAKNINGKIITKYDQNIQNLWINDVINPYANGKTTKDKALATFKADVKSAYPELTTD, from the coding sequence ATGAAAACTTCAAAAAAAGTTATCTTAGGAACCATTGCGTTGGCTAGTGCAGGCTTGCTTGCAGCTTGTGGTTCATCAACGAGTGCTTCAAAATCATCTGCACCAAAGGCTGCAGATAAAAACATTAATCTTTGGACTTTTGCAGATATGAAACCGCAAATCCAAGAATATGAAAAAGAGAATCCCAATGGTTTCAAAATAAAAGAGACAGTTATTCCCTATGCGGATTTCCAAACAAAACTAGACAAAGTTCTAGGTACAAATAAGGCACCTGATATGGTCGCTTTAGATGCAGGATTTGTGAGTAAATATGTAGACTCAGGAATGCTTGCTAATCTCAAACCTTATGGTGTTAAGAGTGCTACAAAAGATAGTTTCTCATACACATTAGATATTGGTAAAGATAGCAAAGGTAATCAAGTAGCTATTTCTTATCAAGCTGCTCCAGGAGCTGTTTACTATCGTGCATCATTATTGCAAAAATATTTGGGAATTGCACCAGATGACCAAAAAGCTGCTCAACAAGCTTTCTCAAGTTGGGAACAGGTAGAAAAAACAGCAGAGACGATTAAAGAAAAATCTGGAGGTAAAGCTTATCTCTTCTCATCTCTGCAAGATATGTATATGCCAGCGATTGGTGGACGTACTGAAGGTTGGGTATCCAAAGATAATAAACTTCAAATTGACTCATCATTACTCACTAATCTTGATTTGATGAAAACATTTGTTGACAAGGGATTAACACAAAATACTGTGGGGCAAAATTCTGACTGGTTTGCAGGAATGTCTTCTGATAACATTGTAGCGTATTCATTACCATCATGGGGACTATTTTACTGGTTGAAAGACTATTCTAAAGGAACAGCAGGAGATTGGCGAGCAATTCAAGGACCTCAAGCTTACTCATGGGGTGGTACTTGGTTTGGTGCCGTCAAAGGAACTAAAGATGAAGCGAATGCAGCAAAACTCGCAATTTACTGGTCAACGGATAAAAAATTCCAAACTTGGCAAGCATCTGCTAATACGGACTTTGTAGCAGATCAAAAAGTTGATGAAGCTGTTGCAAAAGACTATGATAATAATCCAGTTAAAGGAAGTCCAATTGGTACTCAAAATCCATACTCATTATTCTCAGAAGCAGCTAAAAATATCAATGGTAAAATTATCACTAAATACGACCAAAATATCCAAAACCTTTGGATTAACGATGTGATTAACCCATATGCTAATGGTAAAACAACTAAAGATAAAGCATTGGCAACTTTCAAAGCTGACGTGAAAAGTGCTTATCCTGAATTGACTACCGACTAA
- a CDS encoding carbohydrate ABC transporter permease has protein sequence MNKISMSKALRTRRILIYIVFAILTIISVLPLIMMLINSTRSVIQINTGVSLIPGSSLIHNIEVLFQYGFNMARGVGNSFFVAAASTIISVYFSAMAAYALVAYDFKGKRLIYGAIVALIMIPSQVSMIGFYEFMIKLNLLDNFLPLILPGLAAPATVFFLVEYMSTVYNKDYADSARLDGAGELKIFHRVMLPMMKPGLATMAIFGFVFSWNNFLMPLILISKQSMYTLPMIVQTITAMGAGGHTVEWGAIYVGLSITVVPIIVVYLLLSRFIVGGGNAGGVKG, from the coding sequence ATGAATAAGATTAGTATGAGCAAAGCATTGAGGACAAGACGTATATTAATTTATATTGTATTTGCCATTTTGACGATAATCAGTGTTCTACCATTAATTATGATGTTAATCAATTCAACACGCTCTGTTATCCAAATCAATACTGGTGTATCATTGATTCCGGGAAGCTCGTTGATTCACAATATTGAAGTTTTATTCCAGTATGGATTTAATATGGCTCGAGGGGTAGGTAATTCCTTTTTTGTAGCAGCAGCTTCGACCATTATTTCAGTCTATTTTTCTGCAATGGCAGCATATGCGTTGGTAGCCTATGATTTTAAAGGAAAAAGATTGATTTATGGTGCGATTGTTGCTCTAATCATGATTCCAAGTCAAGTTTCAATGATTGGATTCTACGAATTCATGATTAAGTTAAACTTGTTGGATAATTTCTTACCCCTGATTTTACCAGGCTTAGCAGCACCAGCAACAGTATTTTTTCTTGTTGAATATATGTCAACCGTTTACAACAAAGATTATGCAGACTCAGCCCGTTTAGACGGAGCAGGAGAATTGAAGATATTCCACCGTGTCATGTTGCCAATGATGAAACCTGGCCTCGCCACAATGGCAATATTTGGCTTTGTCTTCTCGTGGAACAACTTCTTGATGCCATTGATTTTAATTTCAAAACAAAGCATGTATACTTTGCCAATGATTGTTCAGACGATTACAGCAATGGGTGCAGGAGGACACACTGTAGAATGGGGAGCTATTTATGTCGGACTTTCTATCACAGTAGTGCCTATCATAGTTGTTTATCTCCTCTTATCAAGATTTATCGTTGGCGGCGGAAATGCTGGTGGCGTTAAAGGTTAA
- a CDS encoding polysaccharide deacetylase family protein produces MTKEIALTFDDGPWGLTTPRVLDELIAQKIPATFMIWGEHANQYPELVKRAAAAKLFSFGNHTFSHRSLLEIDEKEIRKELEKTDHIIRELTGDFPKFIRPLLVI; encoded by the coding sequence ATGACTAAAGAAATTGCCTTAACTTTTGATGATGGTCCTTGGGGCTTAACAACCCCAAGAGTACTAGATGAATTAATCGCTCAAAAAATTCCAGCAACATTCATGATATGGGGCGAGCATGCTAATCAATATCCAGAACTTGTAAAACGAGCAGCAGCAGCCAAACTATTTTCTTTCGGTAATCATACCTTTTCCCACCGTTCTTTACTTGAAATTGATGAGAAAGAAATTAGGAAAGAACTGGAAAAGACAGATCATATTATCAGGGAACTAACTGGAGATTTTCCCAAGTTTATCCGCCCCCTTTTGGTGATATAG
- the xylB gene encoding xylulokinase yields MSYVLGIDLGTSSLKGILMSQEGSVVTTKSANYDIDNPKQGFSEQKPVIWVEALEKVLTEISQEVSDFGTALSGISFSGQMHSLVVLDENNTPIYPAILWNDVRTSKQCQEIMSKMGDRLLEITGNIALEGFTLPKILWLQENEPKVWARVKKIMLPKDYLGLYLTGNIHTEFSDAAGTLLLDIEKHEWSKEIADTFNISMEVLPELVESVGQIGTVTTGIKDKFGIQNEVKVFAGGADNAAAALGVGLIDEEIGLISMGTSGVVSSFESKFTNYDGKLHFFNHTVPQAYYSMGVTLAAGNSLNWYKETFGQGKGFSELLSDVNTVPVGSSGLLFTPYIVGERTPHFDSKIRGSFIGISATHEQRHFSRAVLEGIQFSLRDSKDIMESAKGKTFKYLISVGGGAQNPDIMQMQADIFNTEMIRLTVEQGPGLGACMIAAFGCGFYPTLEEVTKAFVHYQLETFKPIAKNVAEYEKIYQIWKQVYSATKNLSHQLVDFNDGNLK; encoded by the coding sequence ATGTCATACGTTTTAGGAATAGACCTTGGAACATCAAGTTTAAAAGGAATCCTCATGAGCCAAGAAGGCTCGGTAGTTACAACAAAAAGCGCCAATTATGATATCGACAATCCCAAGCAAGGTTTTTCTGAGCAAAAACCAGTTATTTGGGTAGAAGCGCTAGAAAAAGTTTTAACTGAAATATCGCAAGAAGTTTCAGATTTTGGTACAGCACTTTCAGGAATTAGTTTTTCAGGTCAGATGCATTCGTTAGTTGTATTAGATGAAAACAATACTCCTATTTATCCAGCTATTTTGTGGAATGACGTGAGAACAAGTAAGCAATGTCAAGAGATTATGAGTAAAATGGGTGACAGATTACTTGAAATTACGGGTAATATCGCGCTTGAAGGCTTTACTTTACCTAAGATTTTATGGCTTCAGGAAAATGAACCAAAAGTTTGGGCACGTGTTAAAAAAATAATGTTGCCCAAAGATTATTTAGGTCTTTATTTGACAGGAAACATTCACACAGAATTTTCAGATGCGGCAGGGACTTTACTTTTAGACATTGAAAAACATGAGTGGTCCAAAGAAATAGCAGATACTTTTAATATTTCAATGGAAGTTTTACCAGAATTAGTTGAGTCTGTAGGACAGATTGGCACAGTGACCACTGGAATCAAGGATAAATTTGGCATTCAAAATGAAGTGAAAGTTTTTGCTGGTGGAGCAGATAATGCAGCAGCAGCTCTCGGTGTTGGATTGATTGACGAAGAAATTGGATTGATCTCAATGGGAACATCAGGAGTTGTTTCTAGTTTTGAATCCAAGTTTACTAATTATGATGGTAAACTTCACTTCTTTAATCACACTGTACCTCAGGCTTATTATTCTATGGGTGTTACTTTAGCAGCAGGTAATTCGTTGAATTGGTACAAAGAAACCTTTGGACAGGGTAAAGGTTTTTCAGAATTACTTTCTGATGTGAACACTGTACCTGTAGGGTCTAGTGGACTTTTATTTACACCTTATATTGTAGGAGAACGTACACCACATTTTGATTCTAAAATCCGCGGTAGTTTTATAGGAATTTCAGCAACACATGAACAAAGACATTTTTCACGTGCAGTCCTAGAAGGCATTCAATTTTCTTTACGAGATTCAAAAGATATAATGGAATCAGCAAAAGGAAAAACATTCAAATACTTGATTTCTGTAGGTGGAGGGGCACAAAATCCAGATATTATGCAAATGCAAGCAGATATTTTTAATACAGAAATGATTCGCTTGACCGTTGAGCAAGGACCAGGACTCGGCGCTTGTATGATTGCTGCTTTTGGTTGCGGTTTCTATCCAACACTTGAAGAAGTAACGAAAGCTTTTGTTCACTATCAGCTAGAGACCTTTAAACCAATTGCTAAAAATGTTGCCGAATATGAAAAAATTTACCAAATCTGGAAACAAGTTTATTCAGCAACAAAAAATTTATCTCATCAATTAGTAGACTTTAATGATGGGAACTTAAAATGA